From Polaribacter haliotis:
ATGTGCTAAAGCATAAGCAGAAATATCTGCTGGAGTTGCCCATTGTGGGGCATAATAATGTCTTACCTCTAAGCTACTAGTATCGTCTACATCAAAAGCATCATAATATCTCATAAATGCTTCTGTCATAAATGTAGCTTTATATCTTTCATCTTCTTCAGTAAATAAACCTAAGGCAAAATCTGTAGCTAATAAAGTATAACTTCTCCAACCAGCATCACCAGCATTTTCAGAACCACCTAAATAAGGTCCGTACCAATTTGCTTGTTTATGTCCTAAATTTTCTGGATCTGTACTCGCAGATGCTGTGCTGTATTGTACAGAAAAAACAGTTTCGTTGTTTAATTCATTTCCTGGTTCCCATAATTCATCAAAAGGAATTGTTAAAGATTGACCTGCAATAGCTTCATCTGCATAAGATGCAGCAGTAGCAAAATCATTTGTATCTGCAAAATTTTCATAAGCTCTTGTTAAATGTACTTTAGCTAACAAATGTTGTACTGCTTTTTTATTAACTCTACCAATATAAGAACCGTTACTAACAGCGCTTAAAGACTCTTCTAAATCTGTAATGATTAATTTATAAACATTTTCTGCTGAATCTCTATTAAATGATAAAACAGGACTATCTACAAAATCTTTTAAAATACCAACACCACCATATGTTTGTGCTAGTAAGAAATAAGCATTTGCTCTTAAATACTTTATCTCTCCAATATATTGATTTAAATTGGTTGTTTTTTCTGTTAAATCTGAATAATATAAGGCTGTATTTGCAGAGTTAATTGCTCTATAACAAGAAGTATATAATTGGTCTACACCTACAGAAGAAGAGTTTAATTGTGTATATTGTGATAGGCCATCTGGTTCCGATCCTCTACCAGAACCTACAGCATATAAATCTGTTCCAGCACAAAATACATACGCATCTCCTCCATATATTTCTTTTAATTGTGCATAATTTGCGTTAACTAATGTTTCAAATCCTGAAGCAGTTATATAGAAAGATTCTGCTGTTTCATTTGATCTATTATCCTCTTCAATAAAATCTGAACACTTACTAAACAGTATTGTTAAGATTCCTAAAACTAATATTTTTTTCATCTTTTTTTATTTAAAATTTTAAACTTAATCCTAATTGATATGTAGCAGAACTAACTCTACCTACATTAAATGACGCTGTTGCCCATTCTGGGTCATAACCATCATAATCTGTTATAACAAAAGGATTTAATACATTTGCATAAATTCTAAGTCCGTTAATTTTTAATTTACTTAACAAATCTTTGTTAAAAGTATAACCAACAGCAATATTCTTAATTTTTATAAATGAAGCATCTCTGTAGTAGCCAACTTTATCGTTTCTCCAATATGTACCAGCATTTCTAGGTTGTGGATAAGAATTTGAAAATTGTGCAGGAATACCTGCTGCATTTTCAGGAATATACCAATCTGCTATATCTAATTTTTGTCTACCTCTATCTCTAACGTCTGTAAAGTTTTGGTGGAATTCACTAAAAGCAAACACACCTTGGTTTGTGAATGCAGAAATAGACAGGTCGAAATCTCCAACCCTTAAGTTAGAAATAATACTTCCAGACCATGATGGATCTGAGTTCCCTAAAATGGCTCTGTCATTATTTGCATCTATTTTCCCATCATTATTTAAGTCTTTAACTCTTGCTTGTCCAGGAGTTTGACCAAAACTTGCAGCTTCTGCAGCTTCACTTGGTTGCCATATACCGTCAAAAACAAAGTTGTAATAAGAGTTTAAAGATTCTCCAATAAACCAGTTATTACCAATATCATCTACTTCAGACTGACCATTAATTTCTTCTAAACTATTTGTGTTTTTAGTAAAAGTAAAAGTTGTTTCCCAAGAAATATTTTCTTTTTGAATATTTTTAGTTGTTAATAAAATTTCTACCCCTTTATTACTAATAGATCCAAAATTAGCAAAAGTACTACCACTTGGAACACCTAATTCTAAAGGTAAACTTTGTCTACCAATTTGCCCTTCAGATAATCTATCATATACATCTAAACTACCAGAAATTCTGTTGTTTAAAAATCCAAAATCTACACCAAAATTAATTTCTCTAGTCTTTTCCCAAGTAAGAGCTTTGTTTGCTAAAGAAGAAGCTAACCAACCATTTGCAGTTGCTCCATTAAAATCATAAAATAATTGTTGGTCTAAGGTGTTTAAAGTAGAATACGCCTGTACATTATCATTACCAGTATAACCAAAACTAACTCTAGCTTTTAAATTTGATATAGAATTGTTGTTGCTTAAGAAGTTTTCTTCATTAATTTTCCATGCAAATGCTGCAGAAGGAAAAGATTCCCACTTATTACCTTCTGATAGTAAAGAAGAACCATCCCATCTATTAGATAATGTAAATAAGTATCTGTCTTTAAACGCATAATTTAATCTTAAAGCATAAGAGCTTAAAGTATTTTTTATAAAAGCAGAACCTAAATTAAAAGTACTTGAATTACCAGAACCAATATTATTAAACCCTGTGTTAAAAGGTTGTTCTCTAGAACTTAGAAAAGAGCTTTCTGTAGTATTAGAATAAATACTTTGTAGACCTAATAAATTAAATGAATGATTTTCATTTAAATCGTGTTTTATATTAAATTGATTATCCCAAGTATAGTTAAAGTTTTCACTAGTAGATAATTCTGAAGAAGGTAAGTTTTTATTACTTAAACCTGTGTTAGTTAATGCTCCCCAAGCCTTTCCTCTTGTTGAGTTTGTGTAACCTCCAGAATATGTTGTTTTTAAACTTAACCACTCTATTGGTTTGTATTCAAAATATACATTTCCTAATATTTTCCATCTTCTTCTCTCATCATCTGTATTTGCAATTTCTAGTAATGGATTAAAAGTACTAGTTTTATTAATTGCAAAGTTTCCATTTGTTGGGTATGTTAATTTACCTGGTTGTGGAAATAATTCTCCTATTAACTCATTTCCATTATCATCTATAGCCCAAGGAGATAAAAATGGATTTAATCTAAAAGCATCTCTCATTGCAACAGAACTACCAAATTGTTCGTTGGTTTTAGCAATAGTTATGTTAGAACCTGCTGAAATTTTATCATTTATTTTATGATTTACACCTAATTTTAATGTGTATTTATCTATAGATTCATTAGCAATGTTTCCTGTCTCTTTTTGCATTCCTAATCCTAAATTATATGCTAAACCATTTTCTGCTCTACCACTAATATTAATATAGTTGTTTTGTTGAATACCAGAATTTAAAACAGCATCATACCAATCGAATACTTGGTTTTTATTTGCTCTTTCTAATAATAATGCATTTGCAGTACCAACAACCGAACCCGCTAACATATCTGCAGTAGTAGTTGATGCATCTCCACCATTAGTTGTAGCAAAATAAGCAGATTGGTGATATTTCCACCATTTTTCTCCACCCATCATTTTTGGTAATCTTGTTGTAGATTTTACACCATAAGAAGTTTCTAAAGAAACATTAAAACCAGATTTTGCATTTGAACCATTTTTGGTAGTTACAATTACTACACCATTTGCTCCTCTTGAACCATAAATTGCAGATGATGATGCATCTTTTAGAACATCCATTCTAGAAATATCTTGTGGATTTAAAAAACTAATATCATCTACAAAAACACCATCTACAACAAATAACGGATTTCCGCCAGATAAAGAGTTTGTTCCTCTAATTGTCATATTAAATCCATCTCCAACTCTACCAGTAGCAGATGAAATTTGTACACCTGCAACATTACCTTGAATAGCTTCTAAAGGATTTGTTGCATTTTTTTCTGTAATTGCAGCGGCGCTAACTGTACTTACAGTTCCTGTTAAATCTTTTTTCTTAACTGTTCCATAACCTACCACCACTATTTCGTCTAAAGATTCTGCATCAGGAGATAAAACGATATTTAATTTACTTTTTCCATTTACTAATACTTCTTTAGAACTAAACCCTATATAAGAAACCACTAAAGTAGCATTAGTATTTTTTAATGTTATTGAATAGTTTCCATCGAAATCTGTTGAAGTACCATTGTTGGTGCCTTTTTCTAAAATGTTTACACCTGGTAGTGGTGAGTTTGTTTCGGAATCTGTAATAATACCTTTAACTGTTTTACCTTCCTGAGCTAAAATGGAGTTAACTCCAAAAAAGCCAAGAAATAATAGCAAGGTAACAAAATGCTTAAAGCATTTTCTTTGTAAGAATTTAATGTTCATAATTTAATTGTTGTTTATTTATAGTTAATTTGATTGTTTTGGACTTTGCATTAATGAACCGTTTATATAAGTATCTATTAGTTTTAAATTTGATAAATGTTCTATTGAAAAAGCATTATCTACTTTTTCTATAATTACATTTTTAAGTGTTACATTATTAATTTTAGACTGTTCGTAACCTTTTGCTAAAATGGCATAATAACCACCATTTTTAACTTTAACATTTTCTAATAAAATATTTTTTATTTGTGGAATAAAATCTCCTGTTTGATTTGTATAAGTAGCATAATGCATATTTAATTTTAAAACAGCTTCTTTTACTTGGCCAACTTCTAAATCTCTTACATATACACCATCTATAATTCCACCTCTTCTAGAATTTGTTTTTAATCTAATAGCTCTATCTAAATTAGGGCTATTCATTTTGCAATTGTCTACATAAATATTTTTTACTCCAGCAGACATTTCACTTCCAATTACTACACCACCATGACCATCTATCATGTTACAATTTTGTACTACAATGTTTTCGCTTTTAATACCAACTCTTCTTCCTTCAGCATCTCTACCTGCTTTTATTGCTATACAATCATCACCAGTATTAAATGTGCAATTTTTAATTAGTACGTTTTTAGAATATTCTGGGTCGCAACCATCATTATTAGGTCCATGACTTTCAACAGTTACTCCATCTATAGTAATGTTATTAGATTTAAAAGGGTGTATAATCCAAAATGGTGCATTAATAATTTTAACACCTTGTAGCAATACACTTTCACATTCATAAAATTCAATAAAATTTGGACGTAAATAATGCCCATCTCCAAAGACTCTTTCATTTAATGGAACATTATTTTGTCCCATATCCATTAATCTTGGTAGGTTTAAGCTGTCTTTCTGTTGTGGCATCTCTTTTTTCCAGCCATAAGTATCTTTACCACACCATTTCCACCAATTATTATTACTTGCCTGACCATTTAAAACACCTTTACCTGTAATGGCTATATTTTTTTTGTTTTTTGCATAAATTAATGGAGAATAATTCATTAACTCTACCCCTTCATATGAGGTAGCAACTAATGGGTAATAATCTTTTGAGTTTGTACTAAATAATACTTCTGCACCTTCTTCTAAATGTAAGTTTACATTATTTTCTAAGTGAATAGCTCCTGTTAAATATTTTCCAGCAGGGATAATAATTTTCCCTCCACCATTTTCTGTACATGTTTTAATAATTTGTTTAAAAACATCTGTATTAAAAGTAAGTCCATCTGGGTTTGCGCCAAAATCTAAAAGATTGTAAGTTTTTTCTAAAAATTTAGGTTTGCTGATAGAATTAATTACTTTATCCATATCATCCCAAACAGCAAGAGATTCTTGGGCTTCTTTTTTTCTTTGACATGAAGAAAATATTATAAGACAAAAAATTATTAAAACTTTATAAATATCAAAAAAATTGACTTGTCTTTTCGTGTTATTTTGTTGCATTATTATTATTTATTAATTGAAATCAAAATTACATAATGTAATCGATTACCAAACATAGAAATATAGTTCTAATTATCCAAATTAATTTAACAAAAAATTAATAAATATGTGTTTTTATCCTTTTTATTAGAAAAAAAACTGTTTTTTTTGGGTATTGAAATATTTTATTTTACATTTTAAAGAAATAAATTATTTAAAAATGTAATCGATAACATTAAAATAATAAATATTTTACTTGCCAAATTTAAAAAAATACCTTTATTTTAATCAAACAGCTAAAATGTCTAAAAAAACAACAATATACGATATTGCTAAGGAGCTAAACATAACAGCTGCAACAGTATCTAGAGCATTAAATAACAATCCTAAAATAAGTTCAAAAACTAAAGAATTAGTTTTTGAAACTGCAAAAAAAATGAACTATGAGCAAAATAAACTTGCACTAGCTCTTAAAAGTGGTAAAAGTTATAATGTTGGTGTAATTGTGCCGAGAATAGATAGTAACTTTTTTAGTTCGGTAATTAGAGGTATTGAAGAAGAACTTTATCCTGCTGGTTATCATGTAATTATTTGTCAAACACATGATCAAGAAGAATTGGAAATTAAAAACATTAATTCTTTATTAAACGCTCAAGTAGATGGTGTTTTAATGTCTATTTCTAATGGTAAGCTTGAAGAAAATGATAGTTTTAATCGTTTGTTAGAAAAAAATGTTCCTCTAATATTTTTTGATAGGAAAAAAGAAATAAACAATGTAAGTTCTGTAACAATAGACGATTTTAATGGAGCTTACATGGCAACAAAGCACTTAATTGATCAAGGTTGCAAGCGCATTGCTCATTTATCTAATAATAGAAAATTAGAAATCTTTAGAAATCGTTATTTAGGATACAAACAAGCAATACTTGATAATGGTTTAGAATTTGATGAGAACTTAATTGAAGAAATTCAAAGTAAAGTATTAGAAGGAAGAAGTACTGTAAAAAGATTTTTAGAAATGGATAGACCGCCAGATGCAATATTTTCTTCGAGTGATTTTACAGCTTTAAGTGCAGTGCAAGAAATTAAAGCACACGGATTAAAAATTCCGGAAGATATCTGTGTTGTAGGTTTTAGTAATGAACCTTTTACTAGATTTATGGAACTTTCTATAACATCTGTAGACCAATCTCCAAAAGAAATGGGTAAAATTGCTGCACAAGTATTTTTAGAAGAGGTAAAAAACAGCAAAAAAATAAAATCTGAAAAACATGTAGTTCTAACACCAGAATTAATTATTAGAAAATCGTCATTAAAAATTCTTAAAAACAAAAAAGCCAAGATTTAAATCTTGGCTTTTTTTATAACGAAACTCCTCTTCTCCATGGAATAAAATCGTTTTGGTTTAAAAGCTTTGCTTTGGTTTTTATAGTGCCACTTGCAACAGCTATCATGAATTCTAATAACTCATCTGCCATTTCTTCAATGTTTTTTTCACCACGAATTACAGCACCAGTTTCAATATCTATAATATCTGGCATTTTTACTGCTAGTTCTGTATTAGAAGCTACTTTTACAATTGGTGCAATTGGATTTCCTGTAGGCGTACCTAAACCTGTTGTAAATAATACCATATTTGCTCCAGCGCCAACTAAAGCAGTTGTACTTTCTACATCATTTCCTGGTGTACACAACAAAACCAGACCATTTTTAGAAATATATTCTCCGTAATCTAAAACACTTTCTACAGGGGAAGTTCCTCCTTTTTTTGCTGCTCCAGCAGATTTCATTGCATCTGTAATTAAACCATCTTTAATATTTCCAGGAGAAGGATTCATATCAAAACCAGAACCAGCATCTACAACAGATTTTTCAAAAGCTTTCATTAATGCTAAAAATTTATCGCTGTCTTTTTCATCCACACATCTGTTTACCAATTCTTGCTCTACACCACATAATTCCGGAAATTCAGCTAAAATAGCAGTTCCTTTTAAGGCAACTAACAAATCTGAAACTACTCCTAAAGTTGGGTTTGCAGAAATGCCAGAAAATCCATCTGATCCACCACATTCTAAACCAACTCTTAATTTTGATAAAGGAGCAGGTTTACGTTTCATGTTGTTGGCTTCTTTTATTGCTACAAAAGAATCTTTTACAATGGCTGTTAACATTTCATCTACAGTACCCATTTGTTGTTGTTCGTAAATTAATACAGGCTTATTTAAATTAGGATTAATTGCTTTTAATGCGTCTTTAAATATATCTATTTGTAAATTCTGACAACCTAAACTTAGCACAGTTACCCCAGCTACATTAGGGTTGTTTACATAACCCGCTAATAATTTTGCTAAACTTTCTGAATCTTGTCTAATACCACCACAACCTCCTGGATGAGTAATGAATTTTACATCAATATTATCAAATACATTATTACTTGTTTCTGTTTCATCCATAATAGAATCAACATTATTTACAAGTGAACGTAATAATAATTGTTGTGCTGATGGTTTTTGCTTTAAAAGCTCTTTTTCGAAAATTTCTTTTAAGATTTCTATGTTTCTGTTTTCACAAAAAACTAGAGGAAAAAACAACCATACATTTTCTGTTCCAACTTGCCCATCTTCTCTATGAAAGCCCATAAATGTTCTATTCTTCCATTTTTCTACATTAGGCGCAGTCCAATGAAAGTCTTCTGTTTTACCAAAAACTTTGTCACTTTGATGCTTTACATTTTCTGTTGTTAGCACATCTCCTTTTTCTATTGTGTTATTAGCAGTTCCTACAAGAACACCATACATAATAATTCTATCACCTACATTAAATTTTTTTAGTGCAATTTTATGCTTAGATTTTGTGTAAGATAAAATTTCTATATTTTCTCTTTCAAAAGAAATAATTTCTCCTGCTTTTAAGTTTATTAAAGCTACAGCAACATTATCTGACGAGTTTACTTTTATTAATTTGTTTTGCATCCTAATAATTATGTATTAGTTAGATATTTTAATTAGTATTTTTTACTAAAATTTTCAAACCCACTTTTTATTCCGTTAGAATCTATTTCTGCTAAAGCAAAAGCAATTGCATTTGATAGGTTTTCTATTTTAGTTAGGTCTTGGCCCCAATATTCTTTATTACTTAAAACTGTGTTTACTATTGCATTGTAATCTGTGTTTTTCCAGATTTCTGCAAAGTTTGCAACAATTTTTTCATTATCATTTATAGGTAAATTTTCACCATTAAAAGTACCTTTATAAAAACGGATGAGTGCTGCAAAAGCAAATGTTAAGCAGGTTGGTAGTTTTTTATGAATATTTATATACTCTAAGATGCTAGGTAAAACTCTAACTTTAAATTTAGAAATACAGTTTAATGCTAAGCTTGATATGTTATGTTTGATAAAGGGGTTTCTAAAACGATCTAAAACTTCATAGGCGAATTCTTCAATTTGTTTTTTGTCAAAATCTAGTGTTGGTATAATTTCATCAAAAATAATTTGATTAATTAATCCACCCGTAAATTCATTATCTACAGATTCTTTTACAGTTTTATTTCCATACAAATAAGAAAAAGCAATTAATGAAGTATGTGCTCCATTTAAAATTCGTACTTTTCTAGTTCTAAAAGGCTGCATATCATCAACAATTTTTACATCTAATTTTGTTTTATTAAAAGGTAATTTTGCTTTTAAATCTTCACCACCTTCAATAACCCAAAGTAAAAATGCTTCTGCCGTAACAATTAAATTATCTTCATAATTTAACTTTGCATTATAGGCTTTAATTTCTGCTTTTGGATAACCTGGAACAATTCTATCTACTAATGTACTATGAAACGAATTACTTTCTTGTAGCCAAGTTTTAAAATCACCTCCTAAATTCCAATCAGAAATATATTTTAAAATGATTTCTTTTAAAGTTTCAGAATTATGGTTAATTAGTTCACAAGGAATTATAGTTAAACCTTTTTTTGCATCACCTTTAAAATGTTTAAAACGCTCGTGTAAAAGCACTGTTAATTTAGCAGGAAAAGAACTTGGTGGTTGCATTTCTGCTGTATCTGAAGCTACGTATGCAATACCAGCCTCTGTGGTATTTGAAATAATAAACTCTAAATCTTCTTCTTTAGCTAAACTTAAATAATCAATAAAATTTGCATAGGGATCTACACCTTTTACAATGTTGTCTATCAATTCAATTTCTTGAATTTCTTTACCTTTTTTAACACCTTTCATAAAAAGTGTATACAAACCATCTTGATCATTTAGAATTTTTACCAAACCATTTTCAATAGGCTGAACAACAGCAATACCTGCTTTAAAATTTACTACTTTATTTAGTTCATTAAAAGCGTAACCAATAAATGCTCTTAGGAAGTTTCCTTCTCCAAATTGTATTATTTTAATTGGAAGTTTATCTTCTAATCCTGTATTTTTTCTATTTAATTTTTTCATTTTATCTAATTTTATTTTGATTACCTAAAATCTATAGTCCAAAAATTCTTGGTAAAAACATTGATATTTCTGGTATAAAACTAATTAGCATTAATACACCTAGCATAATTGCTAAAAAAGGTAATAAAGACCTGATAACTTTGGTTACTGAAACATTGGCTACACCACTACCTACAAAGAGTAAGGTGCCTACAGGAGGTGTACAAATACCAATGCATAAATTTAATACAATTACAATTCCGAAGTGAACAGGATCCATACCTAAAGTAGTTACTACTGGTAAAAATATTGGAGTAAATATTAACACTGCAGGTGTCATGTCCATAAACGTACCAACTATTAATAAAATAATATTAATAGCTAAAAAGATGGCGAATTTATTATTTAATGACTCTAATAAAAAAGTACTAATCATTTCTGGAATCCCTTCGAAAGAGAATAACCAAGACATTGCCATAGAGGTACAAATTAAAAACATAACAACAGAAGTGGTTTTTCCGCTAATTAATAATATTTTTGGAAAATCCTTCATTTTCATGTCACCATAAATTAAAGAAAGTATAGCTGCATAAAGTACGGCAATAACAGAGGCTTCAGTTGCTGTGAAAACCCCGGCTACGATTCCGCCAACAACAACTACTAATAGTAGTAAGCTAAAAAAAGCTTTTCTAAAATAGATCCAAACTTCTAAAAGTGTAGAACGCTTTCCTCTTGCATAACCTTTGCTAATTGCAATAAATGCGATGTAACCCATAATTGCAAAACCCAGTAAAATTCCAGGTAAATAACCAGCAATAAATAATGCGGCTACAGATGCAGTTCCTCCACTAGCAAGGGCGTAAACAATTAAAATATTACTTGGCGGAATTAATAATCCCGTTGTTGATGATGTAATATTTATGGATGCACTTAACGCTCTCGGATATCCTTCTTTTTCCATTCTATCTGTCATAATAGAACCAATTGCAGAAGCTGCTGCTACTGCAGAACCAGAAATGGCTCCAAAAAGCATTGATGCTAATACGTTTACATAGGCTAATCCTCCTGGCAGGCTTGCTACTAAAGATTTTGCAAAATTAATAAGACGATTTGCAATACCACCTTGTTTCATAATTTCTCCTGCCAATACAAAAAAGGGTATTGCTAATAATGCAAAACTATCTATACCAGTTGTCATTCTTTGGGCAATAGTTGTTAATCCAGGTAGTTTATCAATATTTAGTAATAAACTTAATGTTGTGGAAATTCCAATACTATATGCTACTGGAACTTTTATTAACAAAAGCACAAAGAAACTTACAAACAAAACGATAATACTAATAATCTCTATACTCATGATTAACAAATGTTTTTATTAGAATAAATTTTTGATATGTGGTACACAGAAAAAGATATTATTAAGAAACCACTGAATGGCAAAACAGCATATACATAACCTAAAGGAATACGTAAAGTACCCGATAATTGATCTAGATGCAAGGTTGTATAAACCAAATTTATACCTCCAATAACCATAACAATAAGTGCAAAAAGGAATATAAAAATCTCAATAACTATAGACGCTTTTCTTTTGTTAGTTAGCGATAGTTTTTGGTATAAAAAATCCATTGATAGGTGTTCTCTTTTTGCATTTAGATAAGCAGCGCCTATAATGGTCATCCAGATTAATGAAAATCTAGCAAACTCTTCTGTCCAAGTAAAAGAAGTACCCAAAAGATATCTTGAGAACACTTGGAAAAGAACATCTAAAACTAATAATCCAAAAATTATTATTATAAACCATTCAAGAATTTTGTTAACTTTATTAAAAGTAACCTCATATTTATTCATGTTAATTATTTTTAATTTCTTTTACTAATTTGCCCATTTCTGGGAATTTTTTCACAAAATTTATTACAACGTTTTTAGATTTTTCTGCAAACAATGATTTTTCTGGAATAATAACTTCTACGCCCCAATCTTTTATAGTTTTTAGAGACTGATCTACAGATTCTTTCCAAAATATTTTTTCAGCTTGAGCTGACTCATCTGCTGCCTCTTGTACCCAAATTCTTTCTTGTTTAGACAGTTTATTCCAGTATTTAGTACCTATCAATAATACATCTGGTACAGAAGAATGTTCATCTAACGTGTAATATTTACTTATTTCGTAATGATTTGAAGAAACAAAAGAAGGTGGGTTATTTTCTGCACCATCTACAACACCTTGTTGAATAGCAGCATATAATTCTCCGTAAGCTAAAGGTGTAGCAGCACCTCCCATAGAATTTACCATATTAATAGCCATTTGATTATTTTGTACCCTAATTTTAAGGCCATTTAAATCTTCTGGAGTTCTTATTGCTTTTTTGCTTGTATAAAAACTTCTACTCCCAGCATCGTAGTAACATAAACCCCGTAACCAAAATTTAGATCCTTTTTCTAAAATTGATTTACCAATTGCCCCTTCTAAAACACTAAATTGATGTACTTTATTTCTAAAAAGATATGGAATTCCTAACACATTGTATTCAGGAACAAAGTTAGATAATATAGCTGCACTGACTTTGGTGGCAGCAACACTACCAATTTGCAATAACTCTAAAGTTTCTCTTTCTGATCCTAATTGGCCGTCAGGAAAAATTTTAACTTTTAATGTACCATTAGATTTTTTTTCTAAAGACTTCTTAAATTCTAAAATACCCTTGTGTACAGGGTGAGTTTGTGGCAAGGTATGACCCAGGTAAAGAACTTTATAATTATTTGTTTTTTTACAAGACACTATGCCTGTAAAAAGAATAATTAATAGAATTATTTTAATTCGCATACTAATATTTTTATTTAATTAAATTTAAAATATTCTTTAGCGTTATTATAGCTAATATCAGAAACCATTTTACCAATCCATTCCATATCATTTGGTAATTCTCCTCGTTTAATTTCATCGCCTAAAAGATTACATAGTATTCTTCTAAAATATTCATGTCTAGGAAAAGACAAGAAACTTCTAGAATCTGTAAGCATACCAATAAAACAACTAATTAAACCCATATTAGAAAGTGCGTTTAACTGTTTTGTCATTCCATCTTTTTGATCTAAAAACCACCAACCAGAACCAAATTGTACCTTTCCTTTTACACTACC
This genomic window contains:
- a CDS encoding RagB/SusD family nutrient uptake outer membrane protein, translated to MKKILVLGILTILFSKCSDFIEEDNRSNETAESFYITASGFETLVNANYAQLKEIYGGDAYVFCAGTDLYAVGSGRGSEPDGLSQYTQLNSSSVGVDQLYTSCYRAINSANTALYYSDLTEKTTNLNQYIGEIKYLRANAYFLLAQTYGGVGILKDFVDSPVLSFNRDSAENVYKLIITDLEESLSAVSNGSYIGRVNKKAVQHLLAKVHLTRAYENFADTNDFATAASYADEAIAGQSLTIPFDELWEPGNELNNETVFSVQYSTASASTDPENLGHKQANWYGPYLGGSENAGDAGWRSYTLLATDFALGLFTEEDERYKATFMTEAFMRYYDAFDVDDTSSLEVRHYYAPQWATPADISAYALAHPEAQIHEWGTYAAGVVSSDYQTIPAKKFDDPKAPFQDDSRVSTRDIILSRLGETYLIAAEAYLNTNKATGLARLNTVRNRAGLTTPLADYDIDILLDERARELFGEYHRWFDLKRTGKLVERASMHNYLVETGNFNGANGELKILRPIPQSALDLNQNKDFPQNAAYQ
- a CDS encoding SusC/RagA family TonB-linked outer membrane protein, coding for MNIKFLQRKCFKHFVTLLLFLGFFGVNSILAQEGKTVKGIITDSETNSPLPGVNILEKGTNNGTSTDFDGNYSITLKNTNATLVVSYIGFSSKEVLVNGKSKLNIVLSPDAESLDEIVVVGYGTVKKKDLTGTVSTVSAAAITEKNATNPLEAIQGNVAGVQISSATGRVGDGFNMTIRGTNSLSGGNPLFVVDGVFVDDISFLNPQDISRMDVLKDASSSAIYGSRGANGVVIVTTKNGSNAKSGFNVSLETSYGVKSTTRLPKMMGGEKWWKYHQSAYFATTNGGDASTTTADMLAGSVVGTANALLLERANKNQVFDWYDAVLNSGIQQNNYINISGRAENGLAYNLGLGMQKETGNIANESIDKYTLKLGVNHKINDKISAGSNITIAKTNEQFGSSVAMRDAFRLNPFLSPWAIDDNGNELIGELFPQPGKLTYPTNGNFAINKTSTFNPLLEIANTDDERRRWKILGNVYFEYKPIEWLSLKTTYSGGYTNSTRGKAWGALTNTGLSNKNLPSSELSTSENFNYTWDNQFNIKHDLNENHSFNLLGLQSIYSNTTESSFLSSREQPFNTGFNNIGSGNSSTFNLGSAFIKNTLSSYALRLNYAFKDRYLFTLSNRWDGSSLLSEGNKWESFPSAAFAWKINEENFLSNNNSISNLKARVSFGYTGNDNVQAYSTLNTLDQQLFYDFNGATANGWLASSLANKALTWEKTREINFGVDFGFLNNRISGSLDVYDRLSEGQIGRQSLPLELGVPSGSTFANFGSISNKGVEILLTTKNIQKENISWETTFTFTKNTNSLEEINGQSEVDDIGNNWFIGESLNSYYNFVFDGIWQPSEAAEAASFGQTPGQARVKDLNNDGKIDANNDRAILGNSDPSWSGSIISNLRVGDFDLSISAFTNQGVFAFSEFHQNFTDVRDRGRQKLDIADWYIPENAAGIPAQFSNSYPQPRNAGTYWRNDKVGYYRDASFIKIKNIAVGYTFNKDLLSKLKINGLRIYANVLNPFVITDYDGYDPEWATASFNVGRVSSATYQLGLSLKF
- a CDS encoding glycoside hydrolase family 28 protein; the encoded protein is MQQNNTKRQVNFFDIYKVLIIFCLIIFSSCQRKKEAQESLAVWDDMDKVINSISKPKFLEKTYNLLDFGANPDGLTFNTDVFKQIIKTCTENGGGKIIIPAGKYLTGAIHLENNVNLHLEEGAEVLFSTNSKDYYPLVATSYEGVELMNYSPLIYAKNKKNIAITGKGVLNGQASNNNWWKWCGKDTYGWKKEMPQQKDSLNLPRLMDMGQNNVPLNERVFGDGHYLRPNFIEFYECESVLLQGVKIINAPFWIIHPFKSNNITIDGVTVESHGPNNDGCDPEYSKNVLIKNCTFNTGDDCIAIKAGRDAEGRRVGIKSENIVVQNCNMIDGHGGVVIGSEMSAGVKNIYVDNCKMNSPNLDRAIRLKTNSRRGGIIDGVYVRDLEVGQVKEAVLKLNMHYATYTNQTGDFIPQIKNILLENVKVKNGGYYAILAKGYEQSKINNVTLKNVIIEKVDNAFSIEHLSNLKLIDTYINGSLMQSPKQSN
- a CDS encoding LacI family DNA-binding transcriptional regulator; the protein is MSKKTTIYDIAKELNITAATVSRALNNNPKISSKTKELVFETAKKMNYEQNKLALALKSGKSYNVGVIVPRIDSNFFSSVIRGIEEELYPAGYHVIICQTHDQEELEIKNINSLLNAQVDGVLMSISNGKLEENDSFNRLLEKNVPLIFFDRKKEINNVSSVTIDDFNGAYMATKHLIDQGCKRIAHLSNNRKLEIFRNRYLGYKQAILDNGLEFDENLIEEIQSKVLEGRSTVKRFLEMDRPPDAIFSSSDFTALSAVQEIKAHGLKIPEDICVVGFSNEPFTRFMELSITSVDQSPKEMGKIAAQVFLEEVKNSKKIKSEKHVVLTPELIIRKSSLKILKNKKAKI